The DNA window TGTTGTTTCAACAGTCAGGAAACCTTCTATCAACTGCATGTGGCTCTCCATGCTATGTAGTACTAGAGGTGAGAATTAAGTATAAATTCAtcaatttatcttaaaattgaAGATTAAAGGATGAACATGCATATTTATTACAGTATACTTCAAttgataaaacaaatattttttgaacAGTTTCTTACAAGAAAATGTTACGAGGGAGCCGCTGTAGATGTATGGTCATGTGGGATAATTCTTTTTGAAATGCTTGATGGTTATCTCCCTTTTGATGAATCCACCCTGATGAACTTGTATAAGAAGGTGCATTCATATCCCTTTCCGTTCATGCATCATATTTCAGATAAGTTGTTCTCATATCTAACTTTTAGTTGTTTGAAATTTCTAGTAAATTTATAGAGCAGACTACACATATCTAGAATGGTTTACAGAAGGCCAAAAGAAACTAATATCCAAGATACTTCATCAAATGAAAGTAAGACTAAGATGTTGATAATCTCAagtagaataaaaatatttgaatatattctGAACAAATTGTTCCAAAGCAGGAAAGAAAAGAGACAGAGAAGGAGAAACCACATAATACCTCCTTTATGAATGCTTTCCAACTAATAGCATTATCACATGACCTTGAGTTGTCTGGACTTTTTGAACAGGTGACACTCAAGATAGATATATGGTTTAATTACCAATAATTCTTAACATGTATGATAAAGCTAATACATCCCCATTTTTCACAATTTAGTATAACGGAAAACAGAAGATAACAGTTGGATCTAAACATACAAAGACTGAAACGCAGAAAATTGAGCTTGTTGTTGAGGGTGTAAGACTCTCAGTTCAAAGGATGAATGAGACCAAGTTAAGAGATGCATACAATCAATTTGAGTAAATATCTAGTGAGTTTAGGAAAGTGAGAGGTTCCACCCATGGTATAGCTAAAGTGGTAAGAGTCTTTAACTAAGAGGTGTGAGGTGACAAATATGATTCACACTGTAAGCACCTTGATTGAAGTGGGAGTTCATAGGTTAGATATTATGCTAGTCCTGGGTAAAAACCATATTCCTAAAAGAAAAGAAGGGAAAAAAACCATGGtccaaaaagaaaagaagaaaagaaaagagagtGAGAGGTGTATTGTTTTTAGGTTAGAACTCTAAGTATAATATTGAATGTGCAGATCTTgagattcttcttcttatttttcttgTATTAGATGTTTTTCTTATATGGTTGATCTGCTTATATGGAAGTTTTATACTTTTTGGTTTGAGTTATAATActgtaaaaagaaaattaatcatttgtatttagatttttattttgatggTAGATGATGATTTGAATAGTGTGATTGTTTTGTAGAAATCCATTCACTACAAGAAAGTCTTTGTTTTCTTCCTCCTACACTAAATAagatcatcttcatcatcatcatgataTATTCATGAAACCACATCAATTCCTGCTATATGTCTTCCTCGTGTAGTCGTTTCAAATTCCTCCATCTATCAATCACTGTTATGTCTTGGATTTCCTATGTTACTTTAGGCTcattgtgttcttcatttctatgGACCAACTTTGTGATTCAATGATTTTCAACCACAACCAATCCCGATGTTTTGGCTGCCTGGTTTGTTTACTGATTATGTTTCCATTTGTAAACTAGACTCATATGAAACAAAACATATTAAAGAATGAAACA is part of the Impatiens glandulifera chromosome 1, dImpGla2.1, whole genome shotgun sequence genome and encodes:
- the LOC124909679 gene encoding CBL-interacting serine/threonine-protein kinase 21-like, encoding MESGNLLSTACGSPCYVVLEFLTRKCYEGAAVDVWSCGIILFEMLDGYLPFDESTLMNLYKKERKETEKEKPHNTSFMNAFQLIALSHDLELSGLFEQYNGKQKITVGSKHTKTETQKIELVVEGVTSLRYPSGCAKIVSINGNGFGWFGSLIIMYCLSILLSQDSRSNKYLSIIHPSRN